A stretch of Candidatus Vicinibacter affinis DNA encodes these proteins:
- a CDS encoding glycosyltransferase family 4 protein — translation MGNYARWLIKSYLEHHPEDFLYLLKPGHKSSPWQKDFEMDGIKSIEYSNPLGLTRIFGLSNIISQGSIFHGLSGEIPRLDNKKCIKSIVTIHDVIFRSRKNDYSMIDRNIYHLKTKYAVNHASHIISISQKTKSELIRFYDVDPNNISVVYQNCASQFYEPIDADLRSRFCKQYGLPSTYFISVGSFNPRKNQRSILEALKKTKILNRIPVVFIGEGSMKKEFKETVLKMELDKWCFFPEKVSTKELCAAYANAVALIYPSLNEGFGIPAVEALAIGIPVIGHEQTAVEEAAGMGGVFINTTEPELFAQKLNELAHNSELRRDLIAKGKAHIKNFSEKITMNQQKFIYENLR, via the coding sequence TTGGGTAATTATGCAAGATGGTTAATTAAATCATACTTGGAGCATCATCCGGAAGATTTTTTGTATCTCCTAAAACCGGGTCATAAATCCTCTCCTTGGCAAAAGGACTTTGAAATGGATGGGATTAAAAGTATTGAGTATTCAAATCCTTTAGGACTGACAAGAATTTTTGGATTGTCTAATATCATTTCCCAGGGCAGTATATTTCACGGGCTTAGCGGGGAGATACCTCGTCTAGATAATAAGAAATGTATAAAATCAATAGTGACCATTCACGATGTAATTTTTCGTAGCCGAAAAAATGATTATTCCATGATAGATCGCAATATCTATCACCTTAAAACCAAATATGCTGTAAATCATGCTTCTCATATCATCTCAATAAGTCAAAAAACTAAATCGGAGTTAATTAGATTTTACGACGTTGATCCAAATAATATAAGTGTGGTTTACCAAAATTGTGCATCACAGTTTTATGAACCCATTGATGCAGATTTAAGATCTCGCTTTTGCAAACAATATGGGCTGCCGTCTACATACTTTATTTCAGTCGGTAGCTTTAATCCGAGAAAAAATCAAAGGAGCATTTTAGAAGCTTTAAAAAAAACTAAGATATTAAATCGCATACCGGTTGTATTTATTGGAGAGGGTTCCATGAAAAAAGAATTCAAAGAGACTGTTTTAAAAATGGAATTAGATAAATGGTGCTTCTTTCCGGAAAAAGTTAGTACAAAAGAATTATGCGCTGCATATGCAAATGCAGTAGCATTAATTTATCCTTCATTAAATGAAGGCTTTGGAATTCCTGCAGTGGAGGCTTTAGCAATTGGAATACCTGTAATTGGACATGAACAAACAGCAGTTGAAGAAGCGGCTGGCATGGGAGGGGTTTTTATAAACACAACAGAACCTGAATTATTCGCTCAAAAATTAAATGAATTAGCTCACAATTCTGAGCTAAGAAGGGATCTTATTGCCAAAGGAAAAGCCCATATTAAAAATTTTAGTGAAAAAATAACCATGAATCAACAAAAATTTATATACGAAAACCTAAGGTAA
- a CDS encoding tetratricopeptide repeat protein codes for MNKNRILILSILLFFNALISNSQSLQDGIKQLENENYSAALNTFTKLNVSDPKNPLYAYYIGEVHYALENYEAAKTAYQIGLNTSSKCDECRIGLGKLELDNARVSEARKLFDGALKGNNKNHQIIGLVGDAFLYSKKPMPDEALEYLTKARDLDPKIARYWIHLGDAQLAKSDLGAAMTSYETAVEKDKSNPETYVKMARIWSASKKYDLGIEKLEAAIVIKPDYAIAYKELYEQYIKNKNYSKVLPILEKYVSLSGDDVGAKVRLVKFLCFQAKDYERAIIEGNKIIATNPEQYTIYRWLAWSYSELDKAEESFIASEKLFSAVSEDTARKTFPSDYEYFAKASAKLKKMEIAEKNYLKVLELDPSRSNEIYGLLAKAYYDQKMYDRSADWYAKKESIQPLNNTDQYYLGLALFNQGYYDKADSSFAKVLTVTPNYANGWLMRAKCNIELDSNQINSLAKPFYEKYIEFAVVDKEKISVKKNLINAYNYLGYSSVRDENYAMAKTYFELTTSLDPADERALEALKILNKK; via the coding sequence ATGAATAAGAACAGAATCCTGATTTTGTCTATATTGCTGTTTTTCAATGCTTTAATATCAAATTCTCAATCTCTCCAAGATGGAATTAAACAATTGGAAAACGAAAATTATTCTGCTGCATTGAATACTTTTACCAAATTGAATGTCTCAGATCCAAAAAACCCGCTCTATGCTTATTACATTGGGGAGGTGCATTATGCGTTGGAAAACTATGAAGCCGCAAAAACAGCTTACCAAATTGGTTTAAATACAAGTTCTAAATGCGATGAATGTCGAATTGGACTTGGAAAACTTGAGTTGGACAATGCAAGAGTTTCTGAGGCCAGGAAATTATTTGATGGTGCGCTGAAGGGAAATAATAAAAATCATCAAATAATTGGACTTGTCGGAGATGCCTTCCTTTACAGCAAAAAACCAATGCCAGATGAGGCTTTAGAATATTTAACCAAAGCAAGAGACCTTGACCCTAAAATTGCCAGATATTGGATTCATTTAGGTGACGCGCAATTGGCCAAATCAGATTTGGGTGCTGCTATGACCTCGTATGAGACTGCTGTGGAAAAAGACAAAAGTAATCCTGAGACTTATGTAAAGATGGCCAGGATCTGGAGTGCCAGCAAAAAATATGATCTTGGTATTGAAAAACTAGAAGCTGCGATCGTCATTAAACCGGACTATGCAATTGCCTACAAAGAACTTTATGAGCAATACATAAAAAACAAAAATTATAGCAAAGTCCTTCCAATTTTAGAAAAATATGTTTCACTTTCCGGTGATGATGTTGGTGCAAAAGTCAGATTGGTAAAGTTCCTTTGTTTTCAGGCAAAGGATTATGAAAGAGCCATTATAGAAGGAAATAAAATAATTGCTACCAACCCTGAACAATATACTATTTATAGGTGGTTGGCCTGGTCATACAGTGAGCTTGACAAAGCTGAGGAATCATTTATCGCCAGCGAAAAGTTATTTTCAGCCGTAAGTGAGGATACAGCAAGAAAAACTTTTCCTTCTGATTATGAATATTTTGCCAAAGCCTCAGCAAAGCTTAAAAAAATGGAAATTGCTGAAAAAAACTATTTGAAAGTACTTGAACTTGATCCGTCAAGATCAAACGAAATTTATGGACTCTTAGCAAAAGCATACTATGACCAAAAGATGTACGACCGATCAGCAGACTGGTATGCAAAAAAGGAAAGTATTCAACCTCTGAACAATACTGACCAATACTATTTAGGACTTGCACTTTTCAATCAGGGCTATTATGATAAAGCAGATTCAAGTTTTGCCAAGGTATTAACTGTTACTCCAAATTATGCGAATGGATGGTTGATGAGAGCAAAATGTAACATAGAATTAGATTCAAATCAAATAAATTCTCTTGCAAAACCATTTTATGAAAAGTATATTGAGTTTGCTGTTGTTGATAAAGAAAAGATCAGTGTTAAAAAGAACCTTATAAATGCTTATAATTATTTAGGTTATAGTTCTGTACGCGATGAAAACTATGCAATGGCCAAAACATATTTCGAATTGACAACCTCTCTAGACCCTGCAGATGAAAGAGCTCTTGAAGCCCTTAAAATTCTAAATAAAAAATAA
- the tsaB gene encoding tRNA (adenosine(37)-N6)-threonylcarbamoyltransferase complex dimerization subunit type 1 TsaB, with protein sequence MNHLLHVETSGRTCSVAVSNNGNLIHEINKEASDPVRFLNSCIRDCLKGSNLRLEQIEAISINIGPGAYTSLRAGLATIKGLCVGLSKPLIQLNGMRLLAEAAKTSLVAEIQTIIVLKPLRKDQYFVCLYKRDGSNMQEIHTSKIDEVFFRVHNIVPEKALIVGTNIVEDSFQISDIQCVVKNIIPLASHQIELAFSCFRMGQFESIQNSVPEYLMDPNITTPKEKLPNSLN encoded by the coding sequence TTGAATCACCTTTTACATGTAGAGACTTCGGGAAGGACCTGTTCAGTAGCAGTTTCCAATAATGGGAATCTCATTCATGAGATTAATAAGGAAGCTTCTGACCCTGTAAGATTTCTGAATTCCTGTATCAGAGATTGTCTGAAAGGATCTAATCTCAGGTTGGAACAAATTGAGGCGATCAGTATAAACATTGGTCCTGGAGCTTATACATCGCTTAGGGCAGGACTTGCGACCATCAAAGGATTGTGTGTGGGGTTAAGTAAACCTCTTATTCAGTTAAATGGGATGAGGCTTCTTGCAGAAGCTGCAAAAACCTCTTTGGTTGCGGAGATTCAGACTATTATTGTGCTGAAGCCTCTGCGGAAGGATCAGTATTTTGTTTGTCTCTATAAAAGGGATGGCTCTAACATGCAGGAGATACACACCAGTAAGATCGACGAAGTATTCTTTAGGGTGCACAATATTGTACCTGAAAAGGCATTAATAGTTGGAACGAATATAGTAGAAGATAGCTTTCAAATCTCAGATATTCAATGTGTTGTGAAGAATATTATTCCATTGGCAAGTCATCAAATTGAATTGGCATTCAGCTGTTTTCGAATGGGTCAATTTGAATCGATTCAAAACTCAGTTCCAGAATATTTGATGGACCCAAACATCACAACACCAAAGGAAAAGTTGCCTAACTCATTGAACTAA
- a CDS encoding S41 family peptidase: MKWPLGLLFVFILCLGAAWNYNKYFEITKNIEIFANVYKEINANYVDETDPSKLMKAGIDAMLNTLDPFTNYISEAQIENYRLALEGRYNGIGAKAKKIGDYVTITEIYKDFPAFKAGLQIGDKVLEVNGLDAKGKESEDLYQIMRGVPKSEVDVKIQRPGEKETRVLKLVRDEVNIPNVPYSGMVNDQVGYLILTTFTENAGRNVQEAVVKLKKDNPGLKGVILDLRENGGGLLHEAVNVCNTFLPQGQLIASTRSKLKETDQNYSTMAGAVDENIPLVVLINKNSASASEIVSGAIQDLDRGVIIGQISYGKGLVQNTKDVGYNAKVKLTISKYYIPSGRCIQSVRYDNGLKVHLPDSLRSTFKTKNGRNVLDGGGVRPDIELKEADYPLIVQKLIDDSWIFNYCTDYLLKNPAPVDAKSYKFEKINEFIDYLRVNKFDDRSVLEQKLKELLELASDNASKGLTEELGHIKKELDEDQWNQIEKHKDLIGFVIGEELVARKFYESGKLLNRLQHDPLVKEGIKILADQNHYDVILNRKSK; this comes from the coding sequence ATGAAATGGCCTTTGGGATTGTTATTTGTTTTTATTTTGTGCTTAGGGGCAGCATGGAATTACAACAAGTACTTCGAAATTACCAAGAACATTGAAATATTTGCAAATGTATATAAGGAAATCAACGCAAACTATGTAGACGAGACAGATCCTTCCAAATTGATGAAGGCTGGAATTGACGCAATGCTAAATACCCTTGACCCATTTACAAATTATATCTCAGAGGCCCAGATTGAAAATTACCGCCTTGCGTTGGAGGGGCGCTATAATGGGATTGGTGCCAAGGCAAAAAAAATAGGCGATTATGTTACCATTACAGAAATTTATAAAGATTTTCCAGCCTTTAAGGCTGGTTTACAGATTGGAGACAAAGTCCTGGAAGTTAATGGACTTGATGCGAAGGGCAAGGAAAGTGAAGATCTGTACCAAATCATGCGAGGTGTTCCAAAGTCAGAAGTTGACGTAAAGATTCAACGGCCTGGAGAAAAAGAAACCCGAGTATTAAAATTAGTAAGAGATGAAGTTAATATACCCAATGTGCCCTATTCAGGAATGGTTAATGATCAAGTTGGGTATTTAATTTTAACGACCTTCACTGAAAATGCCGGCAGAAATGTTCAGGAAGCTGTTGTTAAGCTTAAAAAGGATAATCCGGGACTGAAAGGTGTCATTTTGGACCTTAGAGAAAATGGAGGTGGGTTATTGCATGAAGCTGTAAATGTTTGTAACACTTTTCTTCCACAGGGACAACTGATTGCAAGTACCAGGAGTAAATTAAAGGAAACCGACCAGAATTACAGTACCATGGCGGGCGCTGTAGATGAAAATATACCATTGGTTGTATTAATCAATAAGAATTCTGCCTCTGCCTCTGAAATAGTTAGTGGGGCCATACAAGATCTGGATCGTGGTGTTATTATTGGGCAAATCTCTTATGGTAAGGGATTGGTACAGAATACCAAGGATGTAGGCTATAATGCCAAGGTAAAGTTAACTATTTCTAAGTATTATATACCTTCTGGCCGTTGTATTCAAAGTGTCAGGTATGACAATGGCCTTAAAGTTCATTTACCAGATTCACTAAGGTCCACCTTCAAAACAAAAAATGGAAGAAATGTACTTGATGGGGGAGGAGTCAGACCGGATATTGAACTAAAAGAAGCTGATTACCCTTTGATTGTTCAAAAATTAATAGACGATAGTTGGATTTTTAATTATTGTACAGATTATCTTTTGAAGAATCCAGCTCCCGTAGATGCAAAAAGTTATAAATTTGAAAAGATCAATGAATTTATTGACTATCTGAGAGTTAACAAGTTTGATGACCGATCAGTTTTAGAGCAAAAACTGAAAGAATTGCTGGAATTGGCGTCAGACAATGCTTCGAAAGGCCTGACTGAGGAACTTGGACATATCAAAAAGGAGCTAGACGAAGATCAATGGAATCAAATTGAGAAGCACAAAGACCTCATTGGATTTGTTATTGGAGAAGAGTTGGTTGCGAGGAAATTTTATGAAAGTGGCAAGTTACTCAACAGGTTGCAGCATGATCCTTTGGTCAAAGAGGGAATAAAAATCCTGGCTGACCAAAATCATTATGATGTCATCCTAAATAGAAAGTCCAAATAG
- a CDS encoding sodium-translocating pyrophosphatase, translated as MENLVYLIPLFGILGLIYMAYLYNWVSKQDPGDAKMKGISDHIAEGAMAFLKAEYRVLAIFVVIAGSLLGVLSSLVDTTHWLIVVAFVLGAIFSVSAGYIGMKIATKANVRTTQAARTSLGKALQVSFKGGTVMGLGVAGLAVLGLCGLFALFFMYFMGGIWEVATIKGISRQPVEAMSIILEVLAGFSVGAESIALFARVGGGIYTKAADVGADLVGKVEAGIPEDDPRNPATIADNVGDNVGDVAGMGADLFGSYVATVLAAMVLGNYVIRDMGGNITATDNFGGLGPILLPMLLAGLGIIFSILGSFLVKVKNDQAREQEVQSALNLGNWSSIALTAVASYFLIQWMLPETMTMKFFGKGDVSVSPNEVFYAVLIGLFVGGAISWLTELFTGLGKGPVLDIVRKSGTGAATNIIGGLSSGMLSTAGPVLLFAAAIWGAYSFAGFYGVAIAASAMMATTAMQLAIDAFGPIADNAGGIAEMSELPKEVRTKTDILDSVGNTTAAIGKGFAIASAALTALGLFAAYVTFTGIDGINIFKADALAALFVGGMIPVVFSALAMRSVGKAAMEMVNEVRRQFREIPGIMEGTGKPEYAKCVAISTKAALREMMLPGLITIVVPVLIGFFMGPEPLGAYMAGVCVSGVVWAIFQNNAGGAWDNAKKSFEAGVVIDGVTYYKGSEPHKAAVIGDTVGDPFKDTSGPSMNILIKLTCLVGLTIAPILGKMYGKGHAGLSTPEKTEIGMHYGKK; from the coding sequence ATGGAAAATCTTGTTTACCTCATACCTCTATTTGGTATTCTTGGCTTAATATATATGGCCTACTTATACAATTGGGTCTCAAAACAAGATCCAGGAGATGCCAAAATGAAAGGCATTTCAGACCATATAGCGGAAGGTGCAATGGCTTTTTTAAAGGCTGAATATAGAGTTTTAGCCATTTTTGTAGTAATTGCCGGATCATTGCTAGGAGTTTTAAGTAGTCTGGTAGATACTACCCACTGGCTTATTGTAGTAGCTTTTGTATTGGGAGCTATTTTTTCTGTAAGTGCAGGGTATATAGGTATGAAGATTGCAACAAAGGCAAACGTCAGAACCACCCAAGCAGCCAGAACCAGCCTCGGAAAGGCCTTACAGGTTTCTTTTAAAGGAGGAACTGTAATGGGTTTGGGTGTTGCCGGACTTGCAGTGTTGGGGCTCTGTGGATTATTCGCTTTGTTTTTTATGTATTTTATGGGAGGTATTTGGGAAGTAGCTACTATAAAAGGCATCAGTCGCCAACCGGTTGAAGCGATGAGTATTATTCTTGAAGTCTTAGCTGGGTTTTCAGTTGGAGCTGAATCAATTGCCCTTTTTGCCAGAGTAGGAGGAGGAATTTATACTAAAGCGGCGGATGTGGGAGCAGATTTAGTTGGTAAGGTGGAAGCCGGAATTCCCGAAGATGATCCTAGAAATCCTGCAACCATTGCGGATAATGTTGGAGACAACGTAGGAGATGTGGCAGGTATGGGTGCAGATCTTTTTGGATCCTACGTTGCTACAGTTCTTGCTGCCATGGTTTTGGGAAATTATGTAATAAGGGATATGGGGGGCAACATTACAGCTACGGATAATTTTGGTGGATTGGGTCCTATTCTATTGCCTATGTTGTTGGCAGGATTGGGAATAATATTTTCAATTTTAGGTTCCTTTTTAGTTAAAGTAAAAAATGACCAGGCAAGAGAGCAGGAGGTTCAATCTGCTTTGAATCTTGGAAACTGGAGCTCAATAGCTTTGACTGCTGTAGCTTCTTATTTTTTAATTCAATGGATGCTTCCAGAAACCATGACCATGAAATTCTTTGGCAAGGGGGATGTAAGTGTCAGTCCAAATGAAGTTTTTTATGCCGTTTTAATTGGTCTTTTTGTAGGGGGTGCAATATCCTGGTTGACAGAATTATTCACTGGTTTAGGAAAAGGACCTGTACTTGATATAGTCAGAAAATCTGGAACCGGAGCAGCCACAAATATTATTGGAGGTTTAAGTTCAGGAATGCTCAGTACTGCCGGCCCTGTTTTACTATTTGCAGCGGCTATTTGGGGAGCTTATTCATTTGCTGGATTTTATGGAGTAGCAATAGCGGCTTCCGCGATGATGGCAACCACAGCGATGCAATTGGCCATTGACGCATTTGGTCCAATTGCTGATAATGCAGGCGGAATTGCTGAAATGAGTGAATTACCAAAGGAGGTTAGAACGAAGACTGACATACTTGATTCAGTAGGCAATACAACTGCAGCTATTGGAAAAGGCTTTGCAATTGCCTCTGCTGCTTTAACTGCCCTTGGTTTATTTGCAGCGTATGTCACCTTTACAGGAATTGATGGTATCAATATATTTAAAGCAGATGCCCTAGCGGCTTTGTTTGTCGGAGGTATGATACCCGTTGTATTTTCTGCATTGGCAATGAGATCAGTGGGGAAGGCGGCGATGGAAATGGTAAACGAAGTTAGGAGACAATTTAGAGAGATTCCAGGAATTATGGAAGGTACTGGAAAACCTGAATATGCTAAGTGTGTAGCAATATCAACCAAAGCAGCTTTGCGTGAGATGATGTTGCCGGGGCTTATCACAATTGTAGTCCCTGTTTTGATTGGATTCTTTATGGGACCTGAGCCATTGGGTGCATACATGGCAGGAGTTTGTGTCAGCGGAGTAGTTTGGGCTATCTTTCAAAACAATGCAGGAGGCGCTTGGGACAATGCCAAAAAATCTTTTGAGGCAGGTGTTGTGATAGATGGTGTAACTTATTACAAAGGATCTGAGCCACATAAAGCTGCGGTAATTGGAGATACAGTTGGGGATCCATTCAAAGATACATCTGGCCCTTCCATGAATATATTAATAAAGCTGACTTGTCTAGTTGGTTTGACCATTGCTCCAATTTTAGGAAAGATGTACGGTAAAGGTCATGCTGGGTTATCAACCCCTGAAAAAACAGAAATAGGCATGCATTACGGAAAGAAGTAA
- a CDS encoding helix-turn-helix transcriptional regulator, whose protein sequence is MRNKKNETITLKKGGKEIQLDYADLRKAVLVLRAVNHKLRQRVIDLLEEQDKLTVTDIYIKLRLEQSVASQHLAILRRAGVVATDRQGKFIYYSLDRDRLNQISKLVEELAG, encoded by the coding sequence ATGAGGAATAAAAAAAACGAAACGATTACACTGAAAAAGGGCGGCAAAGAAATTCAGCTCGATTATGCGGACCTCAGGAAGGCCGTATTGGTTTTGCGCGCTGTCAACCACAAGCTTAGGCAGAGGGTGATTGACCTATTGGAGGAGCAAGACAAGCTCACTGTGACTGACATTTACATTAAGCTAAGGTTAGAGCAATCAGTAGCCTCTCAACATCTTGCCATTTTGCGTAGGGCAGGTGTGGTTGCAACAGACAGGCAGGGTAAATTTATTTACTATTCTCTGGATCGTGATCGTTTGAACCAAATATCTAAACTAGTTGAAGAACTAGCGGGATAG
- a CDS encoding substrate-binding domain-containing protein, translating to MISKLSTTVSLIFSVLFILCSCKNDTQKESSPTLGEVKVSCDKSLKDLILQQENIFERDYPYAKVELDFLNENDLFNKFFIDSVQTIITCRKLSDSEKDFLHKKQNIHPREFPFATSALAFISSQASRDSNITYEDIIKLVKGIESDGFFKSLVIEDKQSGLAMDLLIRANVTNPSAQMFALNSKEEILNYLSTHPHSLGVVDWSEWSDSDDINAKNKIKNFKIIKISRPIDSIQNGFLAPFQYMLSQGNYPFTRDLFVISRSGKSDLGLGFASFIAGEIGQKIILKAGLLPKYQSDRWIELKNSDPKVVE from the coding sequence ATGATTTCAAAACTAAGCACAACGGTCAGTTTAATTTTCTCTGTTCTATTTATTTTATGCTCCTGCAAAAATGATACACAAAAAGAAAGTTCCCCTACATTAGGTGAGGTGAAGGTTAGTTGTGATAAGAGTTTAAAAGATCTCATTTTACAACAAGAAAATATCTTTGAAAGGGATTATCCATATGCAAAAGTGGAATTAGATTTTCTAAATGAAAATGACTTGTTCAATAAATTTTTTATTGACTCTGTTCAAACCATCATCACATGTAGAAAACTTTCAGATTCTGAAAAGGATTTCTTACATAAAAAACAAAACATTCATCCACGGGAATTCCCCTTCGCCACAAGTGCGCTCGCCTTCATTTCTTCACAAGCCAGCAGAGACAGCAACATAACTTATGAAGATATTATTAAGCTTGTAAAGGGAATAGAAAGCGACGGCTTTTTTAAAAGTCTCGTCATCGAGGATAAGCAATCTGGATTGGCAATGGATCTGTTGATTAGAGCAAATGTTACTAACCCTTCGGCACAAATGTTTGCATTGAACTCTAAAGAAGAAATATTGAATTATCTTTCAACTCATCCTCATTCACTTGGTGTGGTTGACTGGAGCGAGTGGAGTGATTCAGATGACATAAATGCCAAAAATAAAATCAAAAACTTTAAAATCATCAAGATCAGTAGACCTATAGATTCTATACAAAATGGATTCCTGGCCCCATTTCAGTATATGCTCAGTCAGGGAAATTATCCCTTTACAAGAGATCTTTTTGTGATTAGCAGATCCGGAAAGTCTGATCTAGGCTTAGGCTTTGCTTCATTTATTGCAGGCGAAATTGGTCAAAAAATTATACTGAAGGCTGGGTTGTTACCTAAGTACCAATCTGACCGTTGGATTGAACTAAAAAACTCGGACCCGAAGGTTGTAGAGTGA
- a CDS encoding elongation factor G — protein MSTDPKHIRNVVLLGHSHCGKTSMIEAMLYESKAITRRGTVEAGNTVSDFSDIEQERRGSLFSKLMHVNWKESKINIVDTPGSDDFVGEILSSMKVSDLGIMVLNAAHGVEVGTELIWEYKEKFQLPGMFVINQCDHEKADFDSTLEQAISRFGPKLIPFQYPLNPGKGFNSIIDALRMVMYEFGPDGGKPIKKDIPASELDRANKMHNAIVEAAAENDDTLMEHFFETGNLEESELAEGLRKGIAKQHLFPVFCASSIKNMGTGRIMGFINDVCPSPADRPLTKLTKGELAISTSGPATIFIYKTFSEPKVGRISYFKVYSGKVKAGDELINNSNRGHERINQIFVSNGKNRESVSELVAGDLGALVKLKDSHTNNTLSVKGNDIEVEPIPFPEPRIRTAIHTENKNDLEKLVKAIHEIQEEDPTLIFEQSMRLKQNLLHGQGQMHLDLVKYRIEKLHGLHMDFVKPRIPYLETITKSSDTSYRHKKQSGGSGQFAEVHMRVEPFFDNMPEPAGLTVRNKEVEELDWGGKFAFYWCIVGGSIDAKFSNAIKKGIMNKMIEGPLTGSYCTNIRVSVYDGKMHPVDSNDMAFQIAGTMAFKEAFQHAGAQIMEPVYDLEILCSDEVMGDIMGDLQTRRAIIMGMDSDGHYQKVKAKVPLSEMHNYSSSLRSLSQGKAKFSMKIAEYAPVSPDIQQKLLQEYQALHKEAEE, from the coding sequence ATGAGTACTGATCCCAAACACATCAGAAATGTTGTTTTGCTGGGCCACTCACATTGTGGCAAAACCAGCATGATTGAAGCAATGCTCTATGAATCCAAAGCCATCACCCGCAGAGGAACCGTGGAAGCTGGAAATACGGTTTCCGATTTTAGTGACATCGAACAAGAAAGAAGGGGTAGCTTATTCAGCAAACTCATGCATGTAAATTGGAAAGAATCTAAAATCAACATCGTGGACACCCCCGGGTCAGATGATTTTGTTGGTGAGATATTATCCTCTATGAAAGTCTCGGACCTTGGAATAATGGTCCTCAATGCCGCCCATGGTGTAGAGGTTGGAACCGAACTGATATGGGAATACAAAGAAAAGTTTCAACTCCCAGGAATGTTTGTTATCAATCAGTGTGACCATGAAAAAGCTGATTTTGACAGTACTCTTGAACAAGCCATCTCCAGATTTGGCCCAAAATTAATTCCTTTTCAATATCCCCTGAATCCAGGGAAAGGATTCAATTCAATTATTGACGCTTTAAGAATGGTAATGTATGAATTTGGTCCTGATGGTGGCAAACCCATAAAAAAAGATATTCCTGCCTCAGAATTAGATCGTGCTAATAAAATGCACAATGCCATCGTGGAGGCGGCTGCCGAAAATGATGATACCTTGATGGAACATTTCTTTGAAACTGGAAATTTGGAAGAATCTGAACTTGCGGAAGGTCTCCGAAAAGGGATCGCAAAACAGCATTTGTTTCCGGTTTTTTGTGCCTCCTCTATTAAAAATATGGGGACAGGCAGAATCATGGGATTTATCAACGATGTCTGTCCTTCTCCTGCTGACAGGCCTCTCACGAAGCTGACCAAAGGCGAATTGGCGATTTCTACTTCAGGGCCTGCCACAATTTTTATTTATAAAACCTTTAGTGAACCAAAAGTTGGAAGAATTTCATACTTCAAAGTTTATTCCGGAAAAGTAAAGGCTGGAGATGAGCTCATTAATAATTCAAATAGGGGCCACGAAAGGATCAATCAAATCTTTGTTTCCAATGGAAAAAATCGTGAATCAGTAAGTGAATTGGTCGCAGGGGATTTAGGTGCTCTGGTAAAATTAAAAGATAGCCACACGAATAATACACTCAGCGTAAAAGGTAATGACATTGAAGTTGAACCTATTCCATTTCCTGAACCAAGAATCAGGACTGCCATTCACACAGAAAATAAAAATGATTTAGAAAAACTTGTGAAGGCAATTCACGAAATTCAAGAGGAAGACCCAACACTCATTTTTGAACAATCCATGAGGCTTAAACAAAATCTTTTACATGGTCAGGGACAAATGCATCTCGATCTCGTAAAATACAGAATTGAAAAATTGCACGGGCTGCACATGGATTTTGTTAAGCCGAGAATTCCATATCTTGAAACCATTACCAAATCTTCAGATACTTCTTATCGGCATAAAAAACAATCCGGGGGATCTGGTCAGTTTGCTGAAGTCCACATGAGGGTGGAGCCTTTTTTTGATAACATGCCGGAACCTGCTGGGCTGACAGTTAGAAACAAAGAGGTCGAAGAATTGGATTGGGGTGGAAAATTTGCTTTCTATTGGTGCATCGTTGGAGGATCCATTGATGCAAAATTTTCAAACGCTATTAAGAAAGGCATTATGAATAAGATGATAGAAGGTCCTCTCACTGGTTCGTATTGTACCAATATCAGAGTATCCGTTTATGATGGAAAGATGCATCCTGTGGATTCAAACGATATGGCATTCCAGATTGCTGGCACCATGGCTTTTAAAGAGGCGTTCCAACATGCCGGGGCTCAAATAATGGAACCAGTTTATGACTTGGAAATCCTGTGCTCGGATGAAGTGATGGGAGACATTATGGGTGACTTGCAAACACGTAGGGCAATCATCATGGGTATGGATTCCGATGGCCATTACCAGAAGGTCAAAGCAAAGGTACCCTTGTCTGAAATGCATAATTATTCATCATCGCTTAGGTCGCTCTCCCAAGGTAAGGCTAAATTTTCCATGAAGATTGCAGAATATGCACCGGTATCTCCTGATATTCAGCAAAAATTATTGCAAGAGTATCAAGCTTTGCATAAAGAAGCTGAAGAATAG